A single genomic interval of Stieleria maiorica harbors:
- a CDS encoding NAD-dependent epimerase/dehydratase family protein has translation MSTPRPVVIVTGSSGLLGRPVCNELADRGYEVFGFDRVGLPEPPKNRAHVHDVECDITRYDNVRGAVAEVRRRAGEKLASVVHLAAYYDFSGEDSDAYDEVTVNGTDRLLNALSEFDLGQFIFASTMLVHQPCEPGRHISEDDPLLAKWPYPKSKIETERLIREGHPDVRSVFLRIAGVYTDNGRQPTIVQQIKRIYEKDLQSHFFPGDTSTGQSAVHLDDAVSAIVATVQHRERINAKTAILIGEPDPPSYETLQEAIGQRIHGKDWTTLCVPKPLAKVGAAVTNTLSSGEAFIKPFMVPMADDHYALDISRAKALIDWEPKYRLIDQLPIIIDRLKQNPDQWYRNNGLQGEM, from the coding sequence ATGTCTACACCACGTCCTGTCGTCATCGTGACCGGAAGCTCGGGATTGCTCGGCCGGCCGGTGTGCAACGAATTGGCCGATCGCGGCTACGAAGTGTTCGGGTTTGATCGCGTCGGGTTGCCCGAGCCGCCGAAGAACCGTGCACACGTTCATGATGTCGAATGTGACATCACCCGCTATGACAATGTCCGTGGTGCGGTTGCAGAGGTGCGTCGTCGCGCCGGAGAAAAGCTCGCCAGTGTCGTTCACCTGGCGGCCTACTACGATTTCTCCGGCGAGGACAGTGATGCGTACGACGAAGTCACGGTCAACGGAACCGACCGGTTGCTCAACGCGCTGTCGGAGTTTGATCTCGGTCAATTCATCTTCGCCAGTACGATGTTGGTGCATCAACCTTGCGAGCCCGGGCGGCACATCTCGGAAGACGATCCGCTGTTGGCGAAGTGGCCTTATCCGAAAAGCAAGATCGAAACCGAGCGTCTGATCCGCGAGGGGCATCCCGACGTGCGTTCTGTGTTCTTGCGGATCGCGGGCGTCTACACCGACAACGGGCGTCAACCGACAATCGTCCAGCAGATCAAACGGATCTACGAAAAGGATTTGCAAAGTCACTTTTTCCCGGGCGATACGTCAACCGGACAGTCGGCCGTGCACCTGGACGATGCGGTCAGCGCGATCGTCGCCACCGTACAGCACCGTGAACGCATCAACGCAAAAACGGCCATCTTAATCGGCGAGCCCGACCCACCCTCCTACGAAACGCTGCAAGAGGCCATCGGTCAGCGGATCCACGGAAAGGATTGGACAACGCTTTGTGTGCCGAAGCCGCTCGCAAAGGTCGGTGCCGCTGTCACCAACACGCTCTCTTCCGGCGAAGCGTTTATCAAACCGTTCATGGTGCCGATGGCCGACGACCATTACGCTCTCGATATCTCTCGGGCTAAAGCGTTGATCGATTGGGAACCAAAGTATCGTCTGATTGATCAGTTGCCGATCATCATCGACCGGTTAAAGCAAAACCCTGATCAATGGTATCGCAATAACGGCTTGCAGGGTGAAATGTGA
- a CDS encoding AI-2E family transporter: protein MPDRYQFAFWVLVGSTAFVGMLFFRVVQPFILAIFIALVLTVLFAPLHQWLTDRIAGHDRIAAGLTAVLVTVAVLLPICVTLIMAGTQVMRTGAEIADRFEVSSGAEPEAAIDLVQETRVGSVIDELRSRLPKEQRDQVRRAFSRIVDGVTAELYTKTRGLLSDVFAFGVSFGVMMLSLYYFLADRDVFLRELHRMLPLENREEERLTDRFQSVCRGVVAGTIVAGLAQATLAGIAFAVLGVPNAWLLIVLTMFSSFIPFFGSAIVWVSVASWLLLDGRYGAGIGLLIYGAAIISTADNLVRAYVIGNQAKLHPLIALVTVLGALKLMGLWGIFVGPMIAAFFYALLNIARDRVASHGQVAS from the coding sequence ATGCCTGATCGTTATCAGTTTGCGTTCTGGGTCCTTGTCGGATCAACAGCATTTGTTGGGATGCTGTTCTTCCGCGTGGTTCAGCCGTTCATCCTGGCGATCTTTATTGCGCTGGTGCTGACGGTGTTGTTCGCTCCGTTGCACCAGTGGTTGACCGATCGCATTGCCGGCCATGATCGGATCGCGGCCGGATTGACGGCGGTGCTGGTCACGGTTGCCGTCCTGCTGCCGATCTGTGTCACGCTAATCATGGCCGGCACCCAGGTCATGCGAACCGGGGCAGAGATCGCCGACCGATTCGAAGTGTCCTCTGGGGCGGAGCCCGAGGCCGCGATTGATCTTGTCCAGGAAACCCGCGTCGGCAGCGTGATCGACGAACTAAGGAGCCGGCTGCCGAAGGAGCAACGCGATCAAGTGCGCCGAGCATTCTCACGCATCGTCGACGGTGTCACGGCAGAACTGTATACGAAAACACGCGGCCTGCTTTCCGACGTTTTTGCCTTCGGCGTCAGCTTTGGCGTCATGATGCTCTCCCTTTACTACTTTCTTGCTGATCGCGATGTGTTTCTGCGTGAACTGCACCGGATGCTGCCGCTGGAAAACCGGGAAGAGGAGCGATTGACCGATCGTTTTCAATCGGTCTGCCGTGGCGTCGTGGCCGGAACGATCGTCGCCGGCCTTGCCCAAGCAACTCTGGCAGGCATCGCATTCGCGGTCCTAGGGGTTCCCAACGCCTGGCTGCTGATCGTGCTGACGATGTTCTCCTCGTTCATCCCGTTTTTCGGATCAGCCATCGTCTGGGTTTCGGTCGCTTCGTGGCTGCTATTGGACGGACGCTACGGGGCTGGAATTGGTTTGCTGATCTACGGGGCCGCGATCATTTCGACCGCGGACAATTTGGTTCGCGCGTACGTGATCGGAAACCAAGCCAAACTGCACCCATTGATCGCATTGGTGACCGTGCTGGGCGCCCTCAAGCTGATGGGCCTGTGGGGCATCTTCGTCGGTCCGATGATTGCCGCGTTCTTCTACGCGCTGTTGAACATCGCTCGGGACCGGGTTGCCAGTCACGGTCAAGTCGCCAGCTAG
- a CDS encoding SDR family oxidoreductase, with translation MKIELDGQVIVVTGGSEGIGEGIAHGLARCGAKVVIASRDEKEMQSVVDSIQAAGGAASWVRADVTQSDQVADAVQQTIKRHGRIDGLVANAGINGTWAPVEELTPDEWQKTIDVNLTGTFLAVHHCVPHLKRAGRGSIVIMASINGTRTFSNEGASAYAASKAGQFAFAKMLALELAPSKIRVNVICPGAIESNIHEKTNREGLEQIETPVIFPEGKIPLTGGDFGTPDQVARLTAFLMSDLADHVTGTPIWIDGGQSLIQ, from the coding sequence ATGAAAATCGAACTTGACGGCCAAGTCATCGTCGTGACAGGCGGTAGCGAGGGCATCGGAGAAGGCATCGCGCATGGACTGGCGCGATGCGGGGCGAAAGTCGTGATCGCCAGTCGCGACGAAAAGGAGATGCAATCCGTGGTCGACTCGATTCAGGCCGCCGGCGGGGCCGCATCGTGGGTCCGAGCAGATGTTACACAGAGCGATCAAGTTGCCGATGCGGTGCAGCAGACCATCAAGCGTCACGGACGGATCGACGGATTGGTTGCCAATGCGGGAATCAACGGCACCTGGGCCCCCGTAGAAGAGCTCACGCCGGACGAGTGGCAAAAAACGATCGATGTCAATCTCACGGGGACTTTTCTGGCGGTCCACCATTGTGTCCCGCATTTGAAGCGGGCCGGCAGGGGAAGCATCGTCATCATGGCATCGATTAACGGAACGCGTACCTTCAGCAACGAGGGAGCGTCGGCCTACGCGGCAAGCAAGGCAGGCCAATTTGCGTTCGCCAAGATGCTCGCGCTCGAACTTGCTCCATCCAAAATTCGCGTGAACGTGATCTGTCCCGGAGCGATCGAATCCAACATCCACGAGAAGACGAATCGCGAGGGTTTGGAGCAAATCGAAACTCCCGTGATTTTTCCCGAGGGAAAAATTCCGCTGACCGGCGGAGATTTCGGCACGCCCGACCAGGTCGCCCGGCTGACCGCATTCTTGATGAGCGACTTGGCCGATCATGTCACCGGAACCCCCATCTGGATCGATGGCGGCCAGTCGCTGATCCAGTAA
- a CDS encoding vitamin K epoxide reductase family protein codes for MSNAVMPVDELNRNVPPYDHNPSAWSQRIPICILAFVAAAISTHLSLFQWGLIESAWDPVFGDGTGKVLKSPTAQRMYGILGIHDAALGVLAYLGDAILGLAGSTRRWQYRPWMVVLFGIDVIPLGIVSVVLVLIQAFIVGSWCFLCLVTAAISLILVYWAWDEVRVSLTYLWIVWKQNRDRRILWEAFWGYRSAPLDHAAETLLSRSAN; via the coding sequence ATGTCAAATGCAGTGATGCCGGTCGATGAACTGAATCGCAACGTCCCGCCCTACGACCATAACCCCTCGGCGTGGTCGCAACGCATTCCGATTTGCATCCTCGCCTTCGTCGCCGCAGCCATCTCCACTCACCTGTCACTATTTCAGTGGGGGCTGATCGAATCGGCATGGGATCCTGTCTTCGGCGACGGCACCGGCAAGGTGCTCAAGTCCCCTACCGCGCAGCGAATGTACGGGATCCTCGGCATTCATGATGCCGCCTTGGGTGTGTTGGCATATCTGGGGGATGCGATTCTGGGCCTGGCCGGGTCGACGCGTCGGTGGCAGTATCGGCCCTGGATGGTGGTCTTGTTCGGAATCGATGTGATTCCGTTGGGAATTGTCAGTGTCGTGTTGGTCTTGATCCAAGCCTTTATCGTCGGGTCGTGGTGTTTTCTGTGTTTGGTCACGGCGGCGATTTCGTTGATTTTGGTTTACTGGGCTTGGGACGAAGTCCGCGTTTCGCTGACCTACTTGTGGATCGTCTGGAAACAGAACCGTGACCGGCGGATCTTGTGGGAAGCCTTTTGGGGTTACCGCAGCGCTCCGCTGGACCACGCCGCCGAAACGTTACTTTCCCGGAGTGCAAACTGA
- a CDS encoding DUF1269 domain-containing protein yields the protein MDQNCLIAEYTNERDFQIAIEVLEKAHYTQDEVSIVKHADDSRLAEIEEAEDKTPTSMSGEKAAAAGTIAGGTLGAALGTMTLIGPLLVAGPLLGMAAGAVGGGLVGTVKSWGVDDEVAASYEAKVRDGAMLLIVTTNDLRLKGAEQILKTTGPDSLEMYDR from the coding sequence ATGGACCAGAATTGCCTGATTGCCGAGTACACCAATGAGCGAGATTTTCAGATTGCAATCGAGGTACTTGAGAAAGCACATTACACCCAAGACGAGGTTTCGATCGTAAAACACGCCGACGATAGTCGTTTGGCGGAAATCGAGGAAGCCGAAGACAAAACGCCGACATCAATGTCAGGAGAGAAAGCGGCGGCGGCTGGGACGATCGCCGGCGGCACGCTAGGCGCCGCTCTGGGGACCATGACTTTGATCGGACCGCTGCTCGTGGCAGGGCCACTTTTGGGGATGGCTGCCGGTGCAGTCGGGGGTGGGTTGGTAGGAACCGTCAAAAGCTGGGGCGTCGATGACGAAGTCGCGGCAAGCTACGAAGCCAAAGTCCGCGACGGGGCCATGTTGTTGATTGTGACAACCAACGACCTTCGTCTGAAAGGAGCCGAGCAAATATTGAAAACGACCGGACCCGATTCGCTGGAGATGTATGATCGCTAG